A genomic region of Caenorhabditis elegans chromosome V contains the following coding sequences:
- the nphp-2 gene encoding ANK_REP_REGION domain-containing protein (Partially confirmed by transcript evidence), with product MSHTLIEALDDERETSVIQKILEEHPEEASQPNEEKKVAIHYAAASGDLKTLKLVFLADRSLLDVKDATGQTPLLCALMAGKIENADFLANTGADAECHDEQGRNALHWAVVCGQLDSLNWAINKNVEVNAKDQYQRCTPLHYATCSEDIAPEVSQAILITLLKHGADPNAIDADDRTPIHWCSSNGNLEAIKALYNSGGDLLCRDKEHLTILHCAASHGYHEVIEFALKHVNKPFIDEIDRAGHTALFYAISFGHYESALKLLQNNANPNHQDQRLATAAHSAASKGQMRMLKLLKQFNASFDIQNYRGDLPFHEAVQAGSKDVVEWLLAVDESVLDIPNHNGRTAIHLAASVGNLEMVILLCTKKCFVDPLCSREKEIFTPLDLATKQNHVVVVEYLTKLCRAKSSKEFSPEYIENWKTNFEAMVAEARRKRNELKAEQKKQRRPSTSDGIVETERKKEIADVGVNTSQRSIKSADSNAPKRKYSKSTSVTNLTEIPSIPKKELEALKESIENGQKFVDDDAEDHLDILDVDDEFENLPPISDLSESSTSTDNDSEEDKSDDEDVERKVTVQETKATVPLAAAKKTRKEVRIESGSNKKKKSASKSRGNVVMRVRREPEVGSDTGDVDIYDDGDGRPSDDEEEKKPNDKETASTPTNRRYIHERAIFQELTHLKRMQIQYGKVLIARKNARALFRNYYHPGTEQVQEKVLVRSLISNFCKMHNLDVRNFKFTTFYAWERFLYDALSEQLKIIYLEERERLSETNSEMKPSGSMKLNKFDSKIRNSVPINDKFHDMQRIYTHAAITQKSTGKPRGKSAKPIESSRKRITRPWY from the exons GAAGAAGCAAGCCAACcaaatgaagagaaaaaagtggcgATTCACTATGCAGCTGCCAGCGGAgacttgaaaactttgaaactagTATTTCTTGCAGACAGGTCACTATTGGATGTTAAAGATGCGACTGG ccagacGCCTCTACTCTGCGCTTTGATGGCcgggaaaatagaaaatgcaGATTTCCTAGCCAACACTGGTGCAGACGCAGAATGCCATGATGAACAGGGAAGAAATGCTTTGCATTGGGCAGTTGTATGTGGTCAG CTAGACTCATTGAACTGGGCAATCAACAAGAACGTCGAAGTTAATGCAAAGGATCAATAT caacgCTGCACACCACTTCACTACGCCACTTGCTCCGAGGACATCGCCCCAGAAGTCTCCCAAGCCATACTCATAACCCTTCTGAAACATGGCGCCGATCCGAATGCCATCGACGCAGATGACCGTACTCCTATCCACTGGTGCTCCAGCAATGGAAATCTGGAAGCTATCAAAGCCCTGTACAATTCTGGAGGCGATTTATTGTGCAGGGATAAGGAGCACTTGACAATTCTCCATTGTGCAGCTAGTCATGGATATCATGAAGTTATCGAGTTTGCTCTGAAGCATGTGAATAAGCCATTTATCGATGAAATCGACAGAGCTGGTCACACAGCTCTTTTCTATGCAATTTCCTTTGGGCACTATGAATCAGCGCTGAAGCTTCTTCAAAACAACGCAAATCCGAATCATCAAGATCAAAGGCTTGCCACAGCGGCTCACAGTGCTGCATCGAAAGGGCAAATGAGAATGCTGAAACTTCTGAAACAGTTCAACGCATCCTTCGATATTCAGAATTATAGAGGGGATCTTCCGTTTCATGAAGCAGTTCAAGCCGGGAGCAAAGATGTTGTTGAGTGGCTTCTGGCGGTCGATGAATCTGTCTTGGATATTCCGAATCATAACGGAAGAACTGCTATCCACCTGGCAGCGTCTGTAGGAAACCTGGAAATGGTTATTTTATTGTgtactaaaaaatgttttgtggaTCCGCTGTGCAGTAGAgag AAAGAAATTTTCACTCCACTTGACCTGGCCACAAAACAAAACCACGTAGTCGTCGTGGAGTACCTGACAAAACTATGCAGAGCAAAATCCAGCAAAGAGTTCTCGCCAGAgtacattgaaaattggaagaccAACTTTGAGGCGATGGTTGCGGAGGCTAGACGCAAACGAAATGAGTTAAAAGCTGAACAGAAGAAACAAAGAAGACCGTCGACTAGCGACGGAATTGTGGAAACCGAGAGGAAGAAGGAAATCGCTGATGTCGGAGTCAATACGTCG CAACGAAGCATAAAATCTGCCGATTCAAACGCTCCAAAACGAAAGTACTCCAAGTCAACTTCTGTGACAAACTTGACAGAAATCCCATCGATCCCTAAAAAGGAGCTGGAGGCACTGAAAGAATCCATTGAAAACGGGCAGAAATTCGTAGATGATGATGCCGAAGATCATCTAGACATTTTAGATGTTGACGACGAGTTTGAG AACCTACCGCCAATCTCCGATTTGTCCGAGTCCAGCACCTCAACTGATAATGATTCGGAGGAAGATAAAAGTGATGACGAAGACGTGGAAAGAAAGGTTACTGTACAGGAGACAAAGGCTACCGTACCATTAGCTGCTGCAAAGAAAACGAGGAAAGAAGTGCGGATAGAATCTGGAAGTAATAAGAAAAAg AAATCAGCCTCAAAATCCCGCGGCAATGTGGTGATGCGTGTTCGAAGGGAACCCGAAGTTGGCAGTGACACGGGTGACGTGGATATCTACGATGATGGAGACGGGCGGCCTAGCGATGATGAAGAGGAAAAGAAGCCGAATGACAAGGAGACCG CCTCAACGCCTACAAATCGTCGATATATTCACGAACGGGCGATTTTCCAGGAGTTGACCCATTTAAAACGAATGCAAATTCAGTATGGAAAGGTACTGATTGCAAGAAAGAATGCGAGGGCGCTTTTTCGCAACTACTACCATCCCGGCACGGAACAG gtgCAAGAAAAAGTTCTCGTCCGTTCCCTaatctcgaatttttgcaaaatgcacAACCTAGACGTTCgcaatttcaaattcacaaCTTTCTACGCCTGGGAACGGTTTCTATATG atgctctTTCCGAGCAGCTTAAGATCATATATTTGGAGGAGCGGGAACGACTTTCTGAGACGAATAGTGAAATGAAGCCCAGTGGTTCTATGAAGTTGAATAAATTTG acTCAAAAATCCGCAACAGTGTTCCAATAAACGACAAGTTCCATGACATGCAACGAATCTACACCCACGCTGCAATAACCCAAAAATCGACCGGAAAACCACGTGGCAAGAGTGCAAAGCCCATCGAGAGCTCCAGGAAGCG aattacaaGACCCTGGTATTGA
- the nphp-2 gene encoding ANK_REP_REGION domain-containing protein (Confirmed by transcript evidence), whose translation MSHTLIEALDDERETSVIQKILEEHPEEASQPNEEKKVAIHYAAASGDLKTLKLVFLADRSLLDVKDATGQTPLLCALMAGKIENADFLANTGADAECHDEQGRNALHWAVVCGQLDSLNWAINKNVEVNAKDQYQRCTPLHYATCSEDIAPEVSQAILITLLKHGADPNAIDADDRTPIHWCSSNGNLEAIKALYNSGGDLLCRDKEHLTILHCAASHGYHEVIEFALKHVNKPFIDEIDRAGHTALFYAISFGHYESALKLLQNNANPNHQDQRLATAAHSAASKGQMRMLKLLKQFNASFDIQNYRGDLPFHEAVQAGSKDVVEWLLAVDESVLDIPNHNGRTAIHLAASVGNLEMVILLCTKKCFVDPLCSREKEIFTPLDLATKQNHVVVVEYLTKLCRAKSSKEFSPEYIENWKTNFEAMVAEARRKRNELKAEQKKQRRPSTSDGIVETERKKEIADVGVNTSQRSIKSADSNAPKRKYSKSTSVTNLTEIPSIPKKELEALKESIENGQKFVDDDAEDHLDILDVDDEFENLPPISDLSESSTSTDNDSEEDKSDDEDVERKVTVQETKATVPLAAAKKTRKEVRIESGSNKKKKSASKSRGNVVMRVRREPEVGSDTGDVDIYDDGDGRPSDDEEEKKPNDKETASTPTNRRYIHERAIFQELTHLKRMQIQYGKVQEKVLVRSLISNFCKMHNLDVRNFKFTTFYAWERFLYDALSEQLKIIYLEERERLSETNSEMKPSGSMKLNKFDSKIRNSVPINDKFHDMQRIYTHAAITQKSTGKPRGKSAKPIESSRKRITRPWY comes from the exons GAAGAAGCAAGCCAACcaaatgaagagaaaaaagtggcgATTCACTATGCAGCTGCCAGCGGAgacttgaaaactttgaaactagTATTTCTTGCAGACAGGTCACTATTGGATGTTAAAGATGCGACTGG ccagacGCCTCTACTCTGCGCTTTGATGGCcgggaaaatagaaaatgcaGATTTCCTAGCCAACACTGGTGCAGACGCAGAATGCCATGATGAACAGGGAAGAAATGCTTTGCATTGGGCAGTTGTATGTGGTCAG CTAGACTCATTGAACTGGGCAATCAACAAGAACGTCGAAGTTAATGCAAAGGATCAATAT caacgCTGCACACCACTTCACTACGCCACTTGCTCCGAGGACATCGCCCCAGAAGTCTCCCAAGCCATACTCATAACCCTTCTGAAACATGGCGCCGATCCGAATGCCATCGACGCAGATGACCGTACTCCTATCCACTGGTGCTCCAGCAATGGAAATCTGGAAGCTATCAAAGCCCTGTACAATTCTGGAGGCGATTTATTGTGCAGGGATAAGGAGCACTTGACAATTCTCCATTGTGCAGCTAGTCATGGATATCATGAAGTTATCGAGTTTGCTCTGAAGCATGTGAATAAGCCATTTATCGATGAAATCGACAGAGCTGGTCACACAGCTCTTTTCTATGCAATTTCCTTTGGGCACTATGAATCAGCGCTGAAGCTTCTTCAAAACAACGCAAATCCGAATCATCAAGATCAAAGGCTTGCCACAGCGGCTCACAGTGCTGCATCGAAAGGGCAAATGAGAATGCTGAAACTTCTGAAACAGTTCAACGCATCCTTCGATATTCAGAATTATAGAGGGGATCTTCCGTTTCATGAAGCAGTTCAAGCCGGGAGCAAAGATGTTGTTGAGTGGCTTCTGGCGGTCGATGAATCTGTCTTGGATATTCCGAATCATAACGGAAGAACTGCTATCCACCTGGCAGCGTCTGTAGGAAACCTGGAAATGGTTATTTTATTGTgtactaaaaaatgttttgtggaTCCGCTGTGCAGTAGAgag AAAGAAATTTTCACTCCACTTGACCTGGCCACAAAACAAAACCACGTAGTCGTCGTGGAGTACCTGACAAAACTATGCAGAGCAAAATCCAGCAAAGAGTTCTCGCCAGAgtacattgaaaattggaagaccAACTTTGAGGCGATGGTTGCGGAGGCTAGACGCAAACGAAATGAGTTAAAAGCTGAACAGAAGAAACAAAGAAGACCGTCGACTAGCGACGGAATTGTGGAAACCGAGAGGAAGAAGGAAATCGCTGATGTCGGAGTCAATACGTCG CAACGAAGCATAAAATCTGCCGATTCAAACGCTCCAAAACGAAAGTACTCCAAGTCAACTTCTGTGACAAACTTGACAGAAATCCCATCGATCCCTAAAAAGGAGCTGGAGGCACTGAAAGAATCCATTGAAAACGGGCAGAAATTCGTAGATGATGATGCCGAAGATCATCTAGACATTTTAGATGTTGACGACGAGTTTGAG AACCTACCGCCAATCTCCGATTTGTCCGAGTCCAGCACCTCAACTGATAATGATTCGGAGGAAGATAAAAGTGATGACGAAGACGTGGAAAGAAAGGTTACTGTACAGGAGACAAAGGCTACCGTACCATTAGCTGCTGCAAAGAAAACGAGGAAAGAAGTGCGGATAGAATCTGGAAGTAATAAGAAAAAg AAATCAGCCTCAAAATCCCGCGGCAATGTGGTGATGCGTGTTCGAAGGGAACCCGAAGTTGGCAGTGACACGGGTGACGTGGATATCTACGATGATGGAGACGGGCGGCCTAGCGATGATGAAGAGGAAAAGAAGCCGAATGACAAGGAGACCG CCTCAACGCCTACAAATCGTCGATATATTCACGAACGGGCGATTTTCCAGGAGTTGACCCATTTAAAACGAATGCAAATTCAGTATGGAAAG gtgCAAGAAAAAGTTCTCGTCCGTTCCCTaatctcgaatttttgcaaaatgcacAACCTAGACGTTCgcaatttcaaattcacaaCTTTCTACGCCTGGGAACGGTTTCTATATG atgctctTTCCGAGCAGCTTAAGATCATATATTTGGAGGAGCGGGAACGACTTTCTGAGACGAATAGTGAAATGAAGCCCAGTGGTTCTATGAAGTTGAATAAATTTG acTCAAAAATCCGCAACAGTGTTCCAATAAACGACAAGTTCCATGACATGCAACGAATCTACACCCACGCTGCAATAACCCAAAAATCGACCGGAAAACCACGTGGCAAGAGTGCAAAGCCCATCGAGAGCTCCAGGAAGCG aattacaaGACCCTGGTATTGA
- the nphp-2 gene encoding ANK_REP_REGION domain-containing protein (Partially confirmed by transcript evidence) yields MVAEARRKRNELKAEQKKQRRPSTSDGIVETERKKEIADVGVNTSQRSIKSADSNAPKRKYSKSTSVTNLTEIPSIPKKELEALKESIENGQKFVDDDAEDHLDILDVDDEFENLPPISDLSESSTSTDNDSEEDKSDDEDVERKVTVQETKATVPLAAAKKTRKEVRIESGSNKKKKSASKSRGNVVMRVRREPEVGSDTGDVDIYDDGDGRPSDDEEEKKPNDKETASTPTNRRYIHERAIFQELTHLKRMQIQYGKVLIARKNARALFRNYYHPGTEQVQEKVLVRSLISNFCKMHNLDVRNFKFTTFYAWERFLYDALSEQLKIIYLEERERLSETNSEMKPSGSMKLNKFDSKIRNSVPINDKFHDMQRIYTHAAITQKSTGKPRGKSAKPIESSRKRITRPWY; encoded by the exons ATGGTTGCGGAGGCTAGACGCAAACGAAATGAGTTAAAAGCTGAACAGAAGAAACAAAGAAGACCGTCGACTAGCGACGGAATTGTGGAAACCGAGAGGAAGAAGGAAATCGCTGATGTCGGAGTCAATACGTCG CAACGAAGCATAAAATCTGCCGATTCAAACGCTCCAAAACGAAAGTACTCCAAGTCAACTTCTGTGACAAACTTGACAGAAATCCCATCGATCCCTAAAAAGGAGCTGGAGGCACTGAAAGAATCCATTGAAAACGGGCAGAAATTCGTAGATGATGATGCCGAAGATCATCTAGACATTTTAGATGTTGACGACGAGTTTGAG AACCTACCGCCAATCTCCGATTTGTCCGAGTCCAGCACCTCAACTGATAATGATTCGGAGGAAGATAAAAGTGATGACGAAGACGTGGAAAGAAAGGTTACTGTACAGGAGACAAAGGCTACCGTACCATTAGCTGCTGCAAAGAAAACGAGGAAAGAAGTGCGGATAGAATCTGGAAGTAATAAGAAAAAg AAATCAGCCTCAAAATCCCGCGGCAATGTGGTGATGCGTGTTCGAAGGGAACCCGAAGTTGGCAGTGACACGGGTGACGTGGATATCTACGATGATGGAGACGGGCGGCCTAGCGATGATGAAGAGGAAAAGAAGCCGAATGACAAGGAGACCG CCTCAACGCCTACAAATCGTCGATATATTCACGAACGGGCGATTTTCCAGGAGTTGACCCATTTAAAACGAATGCAAATTCAGTATGGAAAGGTACTGATTGCAAGAAAGAATGCGAGGGCGCTTTTTCGCAACTACTACCATCCCGGCACGGAACAG gtgCAAGAAAAAGTTCTCGTCCGTTCCCTaatctcgaatttttgcaaaatgcacAACCTAGACGTTCgcaatttcaaattcacaaCTTTCTACGCCTGGGAACGGTTTCTATATG atgctctTTCCGAGCAGCTTAAGATCATATATTTGGAGGAGCGGGAACGACTTTCTGAGACGAATAGTGAAATGAAGCCCAGTGGTTCTATGAAGTTGAATAAATTTG acTCAAAAATCCGCAACAGTGTTCCAATAAACGACAAGTTCCATGACATGCAACGAATCTACACCCACGCTGCAATAACCCAAAAATCGACCGGAAAACCACGTGGCAAGAGTGCAAAGCCCATCGAGAGCTCCAGGAAGCG aattacaaGACCCTGGTATTGA
- the nphp-2 gene encoding ANK_REP_REGION domain-containing protein (Confirmed by transcript evidence), which translates to MVAEARRKRNELKAEQKKQRRPSTSDGIVETERKKEIADVGVNTSQRSIKSADSNAPKRKYSKSTSVTNLTEIPSIPKKELEALKESIENGQKFVDDDAEDHLDILDVDDEFENLPPISDLSESSTSTDNDSEEDKSDDEDVERKVTVQETKATVPLAAAKKTRKEVRIESGSNKKKKSASKSRGNVVMRVRREPEVGSDTGDVDIYDDGDGRPSDDEEEKKPNDKETASTPTNRRYIHERAIFQELTHLKRMQIQYGKVQEKVLVRSLISNFCKMHNLDVRNFKFTTFYAWERFLYDALSEQLKIIYLEERERLSETNSEMKPSGSMKLNKFDSKIRNSVPINDKFHDMQRIYTHAAITQKSTGKPRGKSAKPIESSRKRITRPWY; encoded by the exons ATGGTTGCGGAGGCTAGACGCAAACGAAATGAGTTAAAAGCTGAACAGAAGAAACAAAGAAGACCGTCGACTAGCGACGGAATTGTGGAAACCGAGAGGAAGAAGGAAATCGCTGATGTCGGAGTCAATACGTCG CAACGAAGCATAAAATCTGCCGATTCAAACGCTCCAAAACGAAAGTACTCCAAGTCAACTTCTGTGACAAACTTGACAGAAATCCCATCGATCCCTAAAAAGGAGCTGGAGGCACTGAAAGAATCCATTGAAAACGGGCAGAAATTCGTAGATGATGATGCCGAAGATCATCTAGACATTTTAGATGTTGACGACGAGTTTGAG AACCTACCGCCAATCTCCGATTTGTCCGAGTCCAGCACCTCAACTGATAATGATTCGGAGGAAGATAAAAGTGATGACGAAGACGTGGAAAGAAAGGTTACTGTACAGGAGACAAAGGCTACCGTACCATTAGCTGCTGCAAAGAAAACGAGGAAAGAAGTGCGGATAGAATCTGGAAGTAATAAGAAAAAg AAATCAGCCTCAAAATCCCGCGGCAATGTGGTGATGCGTGTTCGAAGGGAACCCGAAGTTGGCAGTGACACGGGTGACGTGGATATCTACGATGATGGAGACGGGCGGCCTAGCGATGATGAAGAGGAAAAGAAGCCGAATGACAAGGAGACCG CCTCAACGCCTACAAATCGTCGATATATTCACGAACGGGCGATTTTCCAGGAGTTGACCCATTTAAAACGAATGCAAATTCAGTATGGAAAG gtgCAAGAAAAAGTTCTCGTCCGTTCCCTaatctcgaatttttgcaaaatgcacAACCTAGACGTTCgcaatttcaaattcacaaCTTTCTACGCCTGGGAACGGTTTCTATATG atgctctTTCCGAGCAGCTTAAGATCATATATTTGGAGGAGCGGGAACGACTTTCTGAGACGAATAGTGAAATGAAGCCCAGTGGTTCTATGAAGTTGAATAAATTTG acTCAAAAATCCGCAACAGTGTTCCAATAAACGACAAGTTCCATGACATGCAACGAATCTACACCCACGCTGCAATAACCCAAAAATCGACCGGAAAACCACGTGGCAAGAGTGCAAAGCCCATCGAGAGCTCCAGGAAGCG aattacaaGACCCTGGTATTGA
- the nphp-2 gene encoding ANK_REP_REGION domain-containing protein (Partially confirmed by transcript evidence), translating to MRVRREPEVGSDTGDVDIYDDGDGRPSDDEEEKKPNDKETASTPTNRRYIHERAIFQELTHLKRMQIQYGKVLIARKNARALFRNYYHPGTEQVQEKVLVRSLISNFCKMHNLDVRNFKFTTFYAWERFLYDALSEQLKIIYLEERERLSETNSEMKPSGSMKLNKFDSKIRNSVPINDKFHDMQRIYTHAAITQKSTGKPRGKSAKPIESSRKRITRPWY from the exons ATGCGTGTTCGAAGGGAACCCGAAGTTGGCAGTGACACGGGTGACGTGGATATCTACGATGATGGAGACGGGCGGCCTAGCGATGATGAAGAGGAAAAGAAGCCGAATGACAAGGAGACCG CCTCAACGCCTACAAATCGTCGATATATTCACGAACGGGCGATTTTCCAGGAGTTGACCCATTTAAAACGAATGCAAATTCAGTATGGAAAGGTACTGATTGCAAGAAAGAATGCGAGGGCGCTTTTTCGCAACTACTACCATCCCGGCACGGAACAG gtgCAAGAAAAAGTTCTCGTCCGTTCCCTaatctcgaatttttgcaaaatgcacAACCTAGACGTTCgcaatttcaaattcacaaCTTTCTACGCCTGGGAACGGTTTCTATATG atgctctTTCCGAGCAGCTTAAGATCATATATTTGGAGGAGCGGGAACGACTTTCTGAGACGAATAGTGAAATGAAGCCCAGTGGTTCTATGAAGTTGAATAAATTTG acTCAAAAATCCGCAACAGTGTTCCAATAAACGACAAGTTCCATGACATGCAACGAATCTACACCCACGCTGCAATAACCCAAAAATCGACCGGAAAACCACGTGGCAAGAGTGCAAAGCCCATCGAGAGCTCCAGGAAGCG aattacaaGACCCTGGTATTGA
- the nphp-2 gene encoding ANK_REP_REGION domain-containing protein (Confirmed by transcript evidence), whose protein sequence is MRVRREPEVGSDTGDVDIYDDGDGRPSDDEEEKKPNDKETASTPTNRRYIHERAIFQELTHLKRMQIQYGKVQEKVLVRSLISNFCKMHNLDVRNFKFTTFYAWERFLYDALSEQLKIIYLEERERLSETNSEMKPSGSMKLNKFDSKIRNSVPINDKFHDMQRIYTHAAITQKSTGKPRGKSAKPIESSRKRITRPWY, encoded by the exons ATGCGTGTTCGAAGGGAACCCGAAGTTGGCAGTGACACGGGTGACGTGGATATCTACGATGATGGAGACGGGCGGCCTAGCGATGATGAAGAGGAAAAGAAGCCGAATGACAAGGAGACCG CCTCAACGCCTACAAATCGTCGATATATTCACGAACGGGCGATTTTCCAGGAGTTGACCCATTTAAAACGAATGCAAATTCAGTATGGAAAG gtgCAAGAAAAAGTTCTCGTCCGTTCCCTaatctcgaatttttgcaaaatgcacAACCTAGACGTTCgcaatttcaaattcacaaCTTTCTACGCCTGGGAACGGTTTCTATATG atgctctTTCCGAGCAGCTTAAGATCATATATTTGGAGGAGCGGGAACGACTTTCTGAGACGAATAGTGAAATGAAGCCCAGTGGTTCTATGAAGTTGAATAAATTTG acTCAAAAATCCGCAACAGTGTTCCAATAAACGACAAGTTCCATGACATGCAACGAATCTACACCCACGCTGCAATAACCCAAAAATCGACCGGAAAACCACGTGGCAAGAGTGCAAAGCCCATCGAGAGCTCCAGGAAGCG aattacaaGACCCTGGTATTGA
- the Y32G9A.5 gene encoding Prion-like-(Q/N-rich)-domain-bearing protein (Confirmed by transcript evidence): MGRVFISSLLLLAVIGCVEAYPSRSSVAPRLSSDRPQYPGSSQYPLGSDAPQYRGSSQSPRGYGYGSSSAPQYLGSSQYPQGSSAPRYPGNYNAFASTSDAPQYPGSSQYPQGSSAPRYPGNYNAFASTSDEPQYPGSSQYPQGSSAPRYPGNYNAFASTSDAPQYPGSSQYPQGSSAPRYPGNYNAFASTSDAPQYPGSSQYPQGSSAPRYPGNYNAFASTSDEPQYLGSSQYPLGSDAPQYPGNYNAFASTFDPPYVAGNSKQPEFPSSPVPF, from the exons atgggtCGTGTCTTCATCTCATCTCTTCTTTTGCTGGCAGTCATCGGCTGTGTTGAAGCCTATCCTAGTAGG TCATCCGTTGCTCCGAGGCTCTCTAGCGATCGTCCACAATATCCAGGATCCTCTCAGTACCCTCTAGGATCAGATGCTCCACAATATCGAGGATCTTCTCAGTCCCCTCGAGGCTATGGATATGGGTCGTCATCTGCTCCACAATACCTAGGATCTTCTCAGTACCCTCAAGGATCATCTGCTCCACGGTATCCTGGTAACTACAATGCCTTTGCCAGCACTTCCGATGCTCCACAGTATCCAGGATCCTCCCAGTACCCTCAAGGATCATCTGCTCCACGGTATCCCGGTAACTACAATGCCTTTGCCAGCACTTCAGATGAGCCACAGTATCCAGGATCCTCCCAGTACCCTCAAGGATCATCTGCTCCACGGTATCCTGGTAACTACAATGCCTTTGCCAGCACTTCCGATGCTCCACAGTATCCAGGATCCTCCCAGTACCCTCAAGGATCATCTGCTCCACGGTATCCCGGTAACTACAATGCCTTTGCCAGCACTTCCGATGCTCCACAGTATCCAGGATCCTCCCAGTACCCTCAAGGATCATCTGCTCCACGGTATCCCGGTAACTACAATGCCTTTGCCAGCACTTCAGATGAGCCACAGTATCTAGGATCCTCTCAGTACCCTCTAGGATCGGATGCTCCACAGTATCCCGGTAACTACAACGCCTTCGCCAGCACTTTTGATCCGCCATATGTCGCTGGAAACTCTAAACAACCAGAGTTTCCTTCATCGCCAGTACCAttttaa